One Methylocystis iwaonis genomic window, CGGCAAGGCGCAGGAAGCTGCGACCAGCATGAAAATCACCGCGCAGGATCTGCTCAAGTTCGGCATCATCGACGTGATCGTCTCCGAGCCCGCCGGCGGCGCGCATCGCGATCCCGCCGCCGCCATCGCCGCAGTGGGCGAGGCCATCTGGTCGGAGTTGTCCCGTTTGGCCAATTTCTCGCGCGAGCAGCTACGCGCCGCGCGGGCGGACAAATTCCTTAACATGGGCCGCAAGATAGAAGCCAAAAGTTAAGGTAAACAAATCGAATTGCAGCGTTTTCCTGGGGTGGCGAGGGGTTTGGACACTTTCTGGTCCCATTCTGCTCGTTAGCTTGCCGGACGGGCGGCAAAGAGTCTGCGCCCGGTAAGAATCGAGTTACGCAACGCAGCGTAAACATCCTGCAGTTGCACAATCTTGAACCGCGAGCCCTCAAGCTCGCATTCATCTGGCGGGCCCGACGGCTCGCGACCGACAAAATGCGCGGGCGCCGGGGCGCTAAGGGGAGCTGAGCGCATGGAACATCGGATCTTGAAGCCGGCCGCGGTCGCCGTCGCTTTCGCCGGCCTGTCGCTTTCCGCCTGCCAGGACAGCGGTCTGTCGCATCGCTCGCTCGCGCCCGTGCCGCCGGAGACGCTCGCCAAGATGGCGCAGCTCGGCACCACCAAAGAAGCGCCGATGCTGATCCGCGCCTATAAGAAAGAGGCGGAGCTCGAAATCTGGAAACAGGGCGCGGACGGGAATTACATCCACCTCAAGACCTTCCCCATGTGCCGCTGGTCGGGTCAGCTCGGCCCGAAGACGCAGGAAGGCGACCGTCAGGTGCCGGAGGGCTTCTATTCGATCACCCCGGCCCAGATGAACCCGAATTCGTCCTATTATCTGTCTTTCAACGTCGGCTATCCGAACCAGCTCGACCGCGCCCTGGGCCACACGGGCGGCACGATCATGGTGCATGGCGCCTGTTCGTCGGCCGGCTGTTTCTCCATGACCGACGCGCAGATCGCCGAGATCTACGCCATCGCCCGCTCGAGCTTCGACGGCGGCCAGCGCGCGATCCAGATGCAGTCCTATCCGTTCCGCATGACGGCGGAAAATCTGGCCAAGCATCGGCTGGACGCGAATATCGGCTTCTGGAAGAATCTCAAGGAAGGCAACGACGTTTTCGAGGTGACGAAGCAGGAGCCGCAGGTGGCTTTCTGCGGTCGCCGCTATGTCTTCAATGCGACGCCGAGCGGCGCCATGGACCCGGTCTCCGCCTGTCCGCCCCTCAAACGCGATCCCGAGCTCGTCGCCAGCGTCTCCGCCAAGGCCGCCAAGGACGACGAGAAGATCGCCGAGCTTTCCCAGAGCGTGAAGCCGGTGCGCGTCGTCTATGAGGACGGCGGCCAGCATCCGAGCTTCGCCTCGAAGGCGGGAGAGGCCAGCCGGCCCGAGGCGCTGACGGGGCCGACGGAAATCGCGCTCGAAGAGAAGCCGGCGCGCGCCGTGGACAAATCCGCCCAGCAGCTTGCGACGAAATCCCCGGTCGTGACCATGGCCGCCGCCAAGGCCGCGGCGCAAAGCCATGAAGCCTCGACCGTCGTTCGGGCGCTTGCGCCGGAGCACCATCGCGAAATGTCGGCTTTGGCTGATGAAAACGGGCCGACGGCGTCGATCAAGAAGGCGCTCAACCCGAAGAAGTAGGGCGCCGCCCCCCGTCCGGGCGCGACTCAGTTTGTCGGTAATGCTCCGAGGCGGCCTCGTCCTTTGAGACGCGAGCTTCGCTCGCTCCTCGGGATGAGGCCTAAGTGTTTGGCGCGGATGCAGAAGCCCCTCATGCTGAGGAGCCTGCGCAGCAGGCGTCTCGAAGCACGAGGGGCGTCATCGCCACTTTGTGAATAATTGAGCGCTACCCGTTCGGGCGCGGCTTTCCTTTTGAAAAGCCTTTGTTAACCCGGCCTCGGCAATAGTTGTTGCGGAACGCACAGGGAACGCCTATAAATCGTTCATGATTTGTTTTGAGGCTCGCGGCCTGAGGGCGAGGCGCGCGGCGGTTCGTGTCGCGAGGGGCGGATTATGCTGACAAAGAAACAGAGCGATCTGCTGCGTTTCATCCACGAGCGGCTGAAGGAAACCGGCGTTCCGCCGTCTTTCGACGAGATGAAGGACGCGCTCGATCTGCGCTCGAAGTCCGGCATTCATCGTCTTATTCTCGCGCTCGAGGAGCGCGGCTTCATCCGGCGCCTGCCCAATCGCGCCCGCGCGCTCGAGGTTTTGCGGCTGCCCGAATCGGCGACGCCCAGGGGCGGCGGGGCCGCGCGCGGCGGGAAGTTCTCGCCTTCGGTCATTCAAGGCAATCTGGGCCGCGTTCGGCCGCTGCACGAGCGCGGGGAGGACGAGGCGAATCAACAGGTGGCGATTCCCGTGATGGGCCGCATCGCCGCCGGCACGCCGATCTCCGCCATCCAAAGCCGCAGCCATACCATCAGCCTGCCGCCCGAGATGCTGTCGAGCGGCGAGCATTTCGCGCTGGAAGTGCGCGGCGACTCCATGATCGAGGCTGGTATTCTGGACGGCGACACTGTCGTCATCAAGAAACAGGACTACGCCGACACGGGCGACATCGTCGTCGCGCTGATCGAGGACGAGGAAGCGACGTTGAAGCGGCTGCGCAAGCGCGGCGCCTCGATCGCCCTGGAGGCGGCGAACCCCGCCTATGAGACGCGCATTTTCGGGCCGGACAAGGTGCGCATCCAGGGCAAGCTGGTGAGCTTGCTGCGGAAGTACTGACATCCACAGTCACCCCGCCGTCATTGCGAGGAAGCGACGAAGCAATCCAGGGCAGCCGTCGCGGCTCTGGATTGCTTCGCTTCGCTCGCA contains:
- a CDS encoding L,D-transpeptidase family protein, which codes for MEHRILKPAAVAVAFAGLSLSACQDSGLSHRSLAPVPPETLAKMAQLGTTKEAPMLIRAYKKEAELEIWKQGADGNYIHLKTFPMCRWSGQLGPKTQEGDRQVPEGFYSITPAQMNPNSSYYLSFNVGYPNQLDRALGHTGGTIMVHGACSSAGCFSMTDAQIAEIYAIARSSFDGGQRAIQMQSYPFRMTAENLAKHRLDANIGFWKNLKEGNDVFEVTKQEPQVAFCGRRYVFNATPSGAMDPVSACPPLKRDPELVASVSAKAAKDDEKIAELSQSVKPVRVVYEDGGQHPSFASKAGEASRPEALTGPTEIALEEKPARAVDKSAQQLATKSPVVTMAAAKAAAQSHEASTVVRALAPEHHREMSALADENGPTASIKKALNPKK
- the lexA gene encoding transcriptional repressor LexA: MLTKKQSDLLRFIHERLKETGVPPSFDEMKDALDLRSKSGIHRLILALEERGFIRRLPNRARALEVLRLPESATPRGGGAARGGKFSPSVIQGNLGRVRPLHERGEDEANQQVAIPVMGRIAAGTPISAIQSRSHTISLPPEMLSSGEHFALEVRGDSMIEAGILDGDTVVIKKQDYADTGDIVVALIEDEEATLKRLRKRGASIALEAANPAYETRIFGPDKVRIQGKLVSLLRKY